The Porites lutea chromosome 4, jaPorLute2.1, whole genome shotgun sequence genome contains a region encoding:
- the LOC140933839 gene encoding uncharacterized protein produces the protein MSTLAEITGVGRDDLKKKFQLEPQFLYDPNRSDNLAFMSPLVLLRDSELKPGGYQDHGPKTTLGRIAKDILEPEGHMLFQVPEVTYLHLGYGKKSANKKGKMAINEVAAKEWKSFLNMSRFTPRTPDEEETMEIDFPTPADTQALEVESTDAGSGDPRIIQPFESGLKIPLKGRYVLLFSILLIFFDKKKKKREEDSTRNEDKIGANKVSDFLLFWIIPHLLNFNQRKVHEIIQHHRSKESEFHNFVEKSASDIIKESFESPEFCDDLQDVIEKKYRDCYGEKMDTKYKLFKTEDGSPIIVVPKNYQVKQMPAALEDIGKDWRKIGDVTLLDDVMKKFIKDPEIQMDFFLSMRDLKHRQGIDYAIILPDEKTFSELLSRVRAESAQILTQVKGCGRKLIAPRMALITETNKHLTVCFSYFQGSGADVVAALFRAIGAHYLDHFTLAILHGLCLKFGDPEWELKVGSLYPVKSARKIKFTQYSLNMKQMKEMKPLDFSEAQGRFCGTEFPETYESFEQAIREDLLNIGDIISKANKTQEDVPIASAPKFETDEEFTVGYSIACQEGRLRGIPSEVDKRLKKFKIKAVNLNGCLLSSLAKCGRRSNIGVVLAINDLCKKDGCLVPVRLKDAIRRIITYFVQAVIVAGLPEVYPAEPDEVDRRDIECSTSEDEDDDGEQMQVEDEAASASATVASRPAATSSCATERPSMLQVKQGTPSNEELEMLSVDIAQGWKALGRRLEIDDARLTGFHKENEEYSEKPYKMLLYWKNKKGSDATYKILYHALCHELVNRKDLAEKLCCE, from the exons ATGTCTACTTTAGCGGAGATTACGGGAGTAGGGCGCGACGATCTAAAAAAGAAGTTCCAGCTGGAACCTCAATTCCTCTATGATCCAAATCGTAGTGACAATTTGGCATTCATGTCGCCCTTAGTGCTTCTCAGGGACTCTGAGCTAAAACCGGGAGGATATCAAGATCATGGACCTAAGACAACCTTGGGGCGTATTGCAAAGGACATTTTAGAACCAGAGGGGCACATGCTTTTCCAAGTGCCAGAAGTGACTTATCTACACTTGGGGTACGGGAAGAAATCCGcgaataaaaaaggaaagatggCTATAAATGAGGTAGCAGCAAAAGAATGGAAAAGTTTCCTAAATATGTCTCGCTTTACCCCTCGTACTCCTGATGAAGAGGAGACCATGGAGATCGATTTTCCAACTCCTGCAGACACCCAAGCGCTGGAAGTCGAATCAACAGACGCTGGCAGCGGTGACCCTCGTATAATTCAACCTTTCGAGAGTGGATTGAAAATACCATTGAAAGGTCGGTACGTGTTATTGTTTTCGATACTTCTGATTTTTTTtgataagaagaagaagaagagagagGAAGATTCTACTAGAAACGAAGACAAGATTGGGGCAAACAAGGTCTCTGATTTCCTTCTTTTCTGGATTATTCCACATCTACTTAATTTTAACCAAAGAAAAGTGCATGAGATAATTCAGCATCACCGGAGTAAGGAAAGTGAATTTCATAACTTTGTAGAAAAGTCTGCCTCTGACATTATTAAAGAGTCGTTTGAATCACCAGAATTTTGTGATGATCTTCAAGATGTCATTGAAAAGAAATACAGAGACTGTTATGGGGAAAAGATGGATACAAAGTATAAGTTGTTCAAAACCGAAGATGGTAGCCCTATCATTGTTGTGCCAAAGAATTACCAAGTAAAACAAATGCCAGCTGCACTTGAAGATATTGGTAAAGACTGGCGTAAAATTGGTGATGTCACTCTTCTTGATGACGTAATGAAGAAATTCATCAAAGATCCAGAAATCCAGATggatttctttctttccatgCGAGACCTGAAACATCGACAGGGTATTGACTATGCAATAATTCTACCAGATGAGAaaactttcagtgaactttTAAGTAGAGTCAGGGCTGAAAGTGCTCAAATTCTTACTCAAGTAAAAGGTTGTGGACGGAAACTCATTGCTCCAAGAATGGCACTGAtcacagaaacaaacaaacacttgACGGTGTGTTTTTCTTACTTCCAAG GAAGTGGCGCTGATGTGGTGGCTGCCTTGTTTAGAGCTATCGGAGCACATTATTTGGATCATTTTACCCTTGCCATATTGCATGGACTGTGTTTGAAGTTTGGTGATCCAGAGTGGGAGTTGAAAGTGGGAAGCCTGTACCCTGTCAAAAGTGCAAGAAAAATCAAATTCACACAGTACTCCTTGAATATGAAGCAGATGAAGGAGATGAAACCACTTGACTTCTCTGAGGCCCAAGGCAGATTCTGTGGAACTGAATTTCCTGAAACATATGAATCATTTGAACAAGCAATACGTGAGGACCTCCTCAATATAGGGGACATCATTTCAAAGGCCAACAAGACCCAAGAGGATGTGCCAATTGCAAGTGCTCCAAAGTTTGAGACAGATGAAGAGTTTACTGTTGGCTATTCCATTGCTTGCCAAGAGGGAAGGTTAAGGGGCATTCCCTCCGAAGTTGACAAGAGgttgaagaaatttaaaataaaagctGTGAATTTGAATGGGTGCCTGTTGTCAAGCCTTGCCAAATGTGGCCGTAGAAGCAACATTGGTGTTGTTTTAGCGATAAATGATCTTTGTAAAAAGGATGGCTGTTTGGTGCCAGTACGTCTTAAAGATGCCATAAGGAGAATCATAACCTATTTTGTCCAAGCTGTCATAGTTGCTGGTCTTCCAGAAG TTTATCCAGCTGAACCTGATGAGGTTGATAGGAGAGATATTGAATGCTCCACAtctgaggatgaggatgatgatgggGAACAGATGCAAGTTGAAGATGAAGCGGCTTCAGCTTCTGCCACAGTTGCCAGCAGACCGGCAGCCACTTCATCTTGTGCAACTGAAAGGCCTTCCATGTTACAAG TAAAACAAGGTACACCCTCCAATGAAGAACTAGAGATGTTGTCAGTGGATATTGCTCAGGGTTGGAAGGCACTTGGGCGACGGCTAGAAATCGATGACGCACGCTTGACTGGTTTTCACAAAGAGAATGAAGAGTACAGTGAAAAGCCATACAAAATGCTGTTGTACTGGAAGAACAAAAAAGGTAGTGATGCAACCTACAAAATATTGTATCACGCTTTGTGCCATGAACTTGTTAACAGAAAAGACTTGGCGGAGAAACTTTGTTGTGAGTGA
- the LOC140933841 gene encoding cathepsin L-like, translating into MALSLFFFALMLVPCFLGSDALVGGIEERKTDDPEVLDALDFAMNEFNAMQNNMYRLMATKVEDATFQLVAGQKFCVVSEVGVSRSCRNDDSHKSASLDKCPVDTLEMHCKFTIYNVPWEKRKELLNHECVGLKEERMLSCERSEPSVNTSEPADEDNFVTEYAEEEKPAKGVDPEEETFRQFVIRHKKPYLNDKNEYMKRLAIYKENMIKAKKIQEMDQGSAKYGETVFSDLSEEEFKKYYRMPGWGKPLYEMKEAKIPEGAIPNAFDWRDKGAVTAVKNQGMCGSCWAFSTTGNIEGQWKIKKGKLVSLSEQELVDCDKVDQGCDGGLPSTAYKQIVKLGGLEAESEYPYEGADEKCKFKKSEAVVYINSSVAISKDENKMAAWLVANGPISIGINAIMMQFYLGGVAHPWKMFCDPSELDHGVLIVGYGVKKSWIWGDEPYWIIKNSWGESWGEEGYYLIYRGDGSCGLNTMCTSAVIE; encoded by the exons ATGGCgttgtctttatttttcttcgCATTAATGTTGGTTCCTTGCTTCCTCGGATCTGATGCTTTGGTGGGGGGAATAGAGGAACGGAAGACTGATGATCCTGAAGTTCTAGATGCGCTGGATTTTGCCATGAATGAATTCAACGCTATGCAAAACAACATGTATCGATTAATGGCGACCAAAGTGGAAGACGCAACCTTTCAA TTAGTTGCTGGACAGAAGTTCTGTGTTGTCAGTGAGGTTGGTGTTTCCCGCAGCTGTCGCAATGATGATTCCCACAAGTCAGCTTCATTAGATAAATGTCCTGTTGATACTCTTGAG ATGCATTGTAAGTTTACTATTTACAATGTTCCCtgggaaaagagaaaagagcTGTTGAACCATGAATGTGTGGGCTTAAAGGAGGAACGGATGCTCTCTtgtgagcgaagcgagccttCTGTTAATACCTCAGAACCTGCAGATGAGGATAATTTTGTGACTGAGTATGCTGAAGAG GAAAAACCAGCTAAAGGTGTTGACCCTGAGGAAGAGACTTTTCGACAGTTTGTGATCCGTCACAAGAAGCCTTACTTAAATGACAAAAATG agtATATGAAGCGCTTGGCAATTTATAAGGAAAATATGATCAAAGCTAAAAAGATACAGGAAATGGATCAAGGATCAGCTAAATATGGAGAGACAGTTTTTAGTGACCTAtcag AGGAGGAATTCAAGAAATATTACCGAATGCCTGGATGGGGAAAACCACTGTATGAAATGAAAGAAGCTAAAATTCCAGAAGGAGCTATTCCAAATGCTTTTGACTGGCGTGATAAAG GTGCTGTGACTGCCGTTAAGAACCAG GGTATGTGTGGTTCATGTTGGGCTTTTTCAACAACTGGAAATATAGAGGGACAGTGGAAAatcaaaaaaggcaaattggTATCACTCAGTGAACAAG agcttGTTGACTGTGATAAAGTTGACCAAGGCTGTGATGGTGGACTTCCTTCCACTGCTTACAAGCAAATCGTGAAACTTG GTGGTCTTGAGGCAGAAAGCGAGTACCCTTACGAGGGAGCTGATGAGAAATGCAAGTTTAAGAAGTCCGAAGCTGTGGTGTATATCAACTCATCAGTCGCAATATCCAAAGATGAAAACA AAATGGCAGCCTGGTTAGTTGCTAATGGACCAATCTCCATTGGTATCAATGCTATCATGATGCAG TTTTACCTGGGAGGAGTTGCCCATCCATGGAAGATGTTTTGTGACCCTTCAGAGCTGGACCATGGTGTGCTTATTGTGGGCTATGGTGTTA AGAAAAGCTGGATATGGGGTGATGAACCATACTGGATCATCAAGAATAG CTGGGGTGAAAGCTGGGGAGAAGAG